A genomic stretch from Oleomonas cavernae includes:
- a CDS encoding GNAT family N-acetyltransferase, which yields MTLSIRAYEAGDLPALIELFRGAVRGVAARDYTPAQILAWAPDDLEADDWLPRLAAKRTWVARIAGEPMGFSDLEADGHIDMMFVHAGHQGQGIATRLLATVEAAARAAGLPRLHTEASITARPFFARRGFTVITAQSVSLGDQQLTNYRMEKFL from the coding sequence GTGACCCTGTCGATCAGGGCTTACGAGGCGGGGGACCTGCCCGCCCTGATCGAGCTGTTTCGCGGCGCGGTGCGCGGGGTGGCCGCGCGCGATTACACGCCCGCCCAGATCCTGGCCTGGGCGCCGGACGACCTCGAAGCGGACGACTGGCTCCCGCGGCTGGCCGCCAAGCGGACCTGGGTCGCCCGTATCGCCGGTGAGCCGATGGGGTTCAGCGACCTGGAAGCGGACGGCCACATCGACATGATGTTCGTCCACGCCGGGCACCAGGGCCAGGGCATCGCCACCCGCCTGCTGGCGACGGTCGAGGCGGCCGCCCGCGCCGCCGGCCTACCCCGCCTCCATACCGAGGCGAGCATCACCGCCCGGCCGTTCTTCGCGCGGCGCGGCTTCACGGTGATCACCGCGCAGAGCGTTTCCCTGGGCGACCAGCAGCTCACCAACTACCGAATGGAAAAATTCCTCTAG